From the Chloroflexus aurantiacus J-10-fl genome, one window contains:
- a CDS encoding WD40 repeat domain-containing protein, with protein sequence MQQRSSSHSSFEPPADPVPSALDSLWQTLFVAYDGACAISGCQVGAVLRPVLIDPQGPAEPHNALLLRADLQLLFQSGLLTIDAMTLEVLIAPELRDSEYGALAGRRLRQPSRLALRPSRQTLAAHHRFFRLEQPPLSSLAVQRPLLRQMIAVQSWVNSLTFSPDRQMLAIGSWDGAIRLWRLPDYQMIRVISGNIGEINAIDFSPDSQLIAAAGRQHGVRVWRIEDGELLFHLGDEQRHGAFFSVAFQPNGRFIATAGWDPVVYLWDAQNGQPVAELPGHEGLINSVTFSPDSSLLFSAGYDRVIRVWDVDSRTLVQTLRGHSDAIFSMTVSPDGRLLASAGSDGAIFVWRVADGQPLQILATPSGACFDVAFSPDGRYLASAHYGRIVRVWHVSDGGLRWELSGHNESVTCVAFTPDGDMLASGSYDATVRIWSFQ encoded by the coding sequence ATGCAGCAGCGTTCTTCCTCTCATAGTTCGTTTGAGCCACCTGCCGACCCCGTACCGTCGGCACTAGATAGCCTGTGGCAAACATTGTTTGTAGCGTATGATGGAGCCTGCGCCATTAGTGGCTGTCAGGTCGGCGCTGTATTGCGACCGGTGTTGATCGACCCGCAGGGGCCGGCTGAACCCCACAATGCTCTGTTGTTACGTGCCGATTTGCAGCTCCTTTTCCAGTCTGGTCTACTTACAATTGATGCAATGACGCTCGAAGTGTTGATTGCACCGGAACTGCGTGATAGTGAGTACGGTGCGCTGGCCGGGCGACGCTTGCGTCAGCCATCGCGTCTCGCGTTACGGCCGAGCCGACAGACTCTGGCCGCCCATCATCGCTTTTTCCGACTCGAGCAGCCTCCTCTGTCCTCGTTAGCGGTTCAGCGTCCCCTGCTGCGCCAGATGATCGCAGTGCAAAGCTGGGTGAATAGCCTGACATTCAGTCCAGACCGGCAGATGCTGGCCATTGGTTCATGGGATGGTGCTATCCGGTTGTGGCGTCTGCCCGATTATCAGATGATTCGCGTCATTAGCGGTAATATTGGCGAAATTAATGCTATTGACTTCAGCCCTGATAGTCAGCTCATTGCAGCAGCCGGTCGTCAACACGGCGTGCGGGTCTGGCGGATCGAAGATGGTGAACTACTGTTTCATCTCGGTGATGAACAGCGTCATGGTGCGTTCTTCAGCGTAGCATTCCAGCCCAATGGCCGGTTCATTGCTACCGCTGGTTGGGACCCGGTGGTGTATCTCTGGGACGCGCAAAACGGCCAGCCGGTTGCTGAATTACCCGGCCACGAAGGGTTGATCAATAGTGTCACCTTTAGCCCGGATAGCTCACTTCTCTTTTCTGCCGGCTATGACCGGGTGATTCGGGTCTGGGATGTGGACAGTCGGACATTGGTGCAGACATTGCGTGGTCATAGCGATGCAATCTTTAGCATGACGGTGAGTCCCGACGGTCGTTTGCTGGCCAGTGCTGGCAGCGATGGTGCTATTTTTGTCTGGCGAGTGGCCGATGGGCAACCGCTACAAATTCTGGCTACCCCTTCAGGGGCGTGTTTCGACGTGGCATTTAGTCCTGATGGCCGTTACCTTGCCAGTGCGCATTATGGTCGGATTGTACGTGTCTGGCACGTCAGTGATGGTGGGTTACGCTGGGAGTTGTCTGGACATAACGAGAGCGTTACCTGTGTCGCGTTTACTCCAGATGGCGACATGCTGGCCAGTGGTAGCTACGACGCAACCGTGCGTATCTGGTCATTTCAATAA
- the meaB gene encoding methylmalonyl Co-A mutase-associated GTPase MeaB — MTDKQQPSSSGELPFALSVLAGIASRHDGLPGSAPTVPSAPAGVARRQLTVEEYVAGVRNGDRAILARAITLIESNAPAHMAQAQAVLAALLPYTGGSLRVGITGVPGVGKSTFIEALGTMLCERGHRVAVLAIDPSSSISRGSILGDKTRMERLARHPNAYIRPSPSGGSLGGVARKSRETLLLCEAAGFDIVLVETVGVGQSETAVRGMVDFFLLLMLAGAGDELQGIKKGVIELADALVITKADGDNRARAMAAQAEYRHALRYLTPATPGWKPPVRTCSALTGSGIAEIWQEIERFRAEMTASGVFAARRREQARDWLYTLIDEQLRTLFFAHPAVRDRLPALEQAVVEGTVPVVSAVQQLFAALGETQPQPTP, encoded by the coding sequence ATGACCGATAAGCAGCAGCCTTCATCTTCTGGCGAACTACCATTTGCGCTATCGGTACTGGCCGGGATTGCCAGCCGTCACGACGGCCTGCCCGGTAGCGCTCCGACGGTACCATCGGCACCTGCCGGAGTAGCCCGTCGCCAGTTGACGGTCGAGGAGTACGTAGCCGGTGTTCGCAATGGCGACCGGGCTATTCTGGCCCGTGCGATCACCCTCATCGAAAGTAACGCTCCGGCGCATATGGCCCAGGCGCAGGCAGTATTGGCTGCGCTGCTACCGTACACCGGTGGTTCGCTGCGCGTTGGTATCACCGGCGTGCCCGGCGTCGGCAAAAGCACCTTCATCGAAGCCCTCGGCACCATGCTCTGCGAGCGTGGGCATCGGGTGGCGGTACTGGCTATCGACCCTTCCAGCAGCATCTCACGTGGCAGTATCCTCGGTGATAAAACCCGTATGGAGCGGCTGGCCCGCCATCCCAACGCCTACATCCGACCTTCCCCCAGCGGTGGTAGCCTGGGTGGCGTGGCCCGCAAGAGTCGGGAAACGTTGCTGCTCTGCGAGGCAGCCGGTTTCGATATCGTGCTGGTCGAGACGGTTGGAGTTGGTCAGAGTGAAACCGCTGTACGTGGGATGGTTGATTTCTTTCTATTGCTGATGCTGGCCGGTGCCGGCGATGAACTGCAAGGGATCAAGAAGGGGGTGATCGAGCTGGCCGATGCGCTGGTGATCACCAAGGCCGATGGCGATAACCGGGCACGCGCAATGGCAGCCCAGGCCGAGTACCGGCATGCATTGCGTTACCTGACCCCGGCCACACCGGGCTGGAAACCGCCGGTACGCACCTGCTCGGCGCTTACCGGCAGTGGCATTGCCGAAATCTGGCAGGAGATCGAGCGTTTTCGCGCTGAGATGACGGCGAGTGGTGTCTTTGCGGCACGCCGTCGGGAACAGGCTCGCGACTGGCTCTACACCCTGATCGACGAACAGTTGCGCACCCTCTTCTTTGCGCATCCCGCGGTACGTGACCGACTACCGGCCCTCGAACAGGCAGTAGTCGAAGGAACAGTGCCGGTCGTCAGTGCCGTTCAGCAGCTCTTCGCGGCACTTGGCGAAACCCAACCCCAACCAACACCGTAA
- a CDS encoding M20 family metallopeptidase yields MLDRATIAAHEGRLLDLIAHLVHIESPSTDKPLLDRLADELMTLFARVGTVERIANPSGGDHVRVMVTNANEPSLPPTLVLCHYDTVWPAGTVAQRPFTVTDDRAFGPGAYDMKASIAMIYAALGGFGQPAPVLRRPVVLLLTSDEEIGSPTSRALIEATAAQAAHVLVLEPPTEPDGALKTARKGGGAFRVTITGRAAHAGVEPEKGASALTELAHQILAVNALANPALGTTVNVGVAGGGTRPNVVPAEAWMDVDVRVWTQAEAARIEAGMAALQPVTPGVHLTVRGSVRRPPMERTPASIALFAKAQELGAALGLTIQEGSTGGGSDGNFTAALGIPTLDGLGCPGAGAHAEHEQISRQGLIDRTALLCALLETL; encoded by the coding sequence ATGCTTGACCGTGCGACCATTGCAGCCCACGAAGGCCGTTTGCTCGATCTGATTGCCCATCTCGTCCATATCGAATCGCCCAGTACCGATAAACCACTGCTCGACAGGCTGGCCGATGAGCTGATGACGCTGTTCGCGCGGGTGGGAACTGTTGAACGAATTGCCAATCCGTCAGGGGGTGATCATGTACGAGTGATGGTTACCAATGCGAATGAACCATCGCTGCCGCCGACGCTGGTGCTCTGCCATTACGATACCGTCTGGCCGGCAGGGACGGTCGCGCAACGTCCGTTTACTGTCACCGATGATCGGGCTTTTGGGCCGGGTGCCTACGATATGAAGGCCAGTATTGCGATGATCTACGCGGCACTGGGTGGGTTTGGGCAACCGGCACCGGTGCTGCGGCGGCCTGTCGTGTTGTTGTTGACGTCTGATGAGGAGATCGGTAGCCCGACCTCACGGGCGTTGATTGAAGCCACAGCAGCGCAGGCGGCGCATGTGCTCGTGCTTGAACCACCGACCGAGCCGGATGGTGCCTTGAAGACGGCCCGCAAAGGTGGCGGTGCCTTTCGCGTGACCATAACTGGACGGGCAGCGCACGCCGGGGTCGAACCTGAAAAGGGGGCGAGTGCCTTAACCGAGCTGGCCCACCAGATTTTAGCCGTGAATGCACTGGCCAATCCGGCGCTGGGGACGACGGTTAATGTGGGGGTAGCCGGTGGTGGTACCCGCCCGAATGTGGTACCGGCTGAAGCCTGGATGGATGTTGATGTGCGGGTCTGGACGCAGGCAGAGGCTGCCCGGATCGAAGCCGGGATGGCTGCATTGCAGCCGGTGACTCCAGGGGTTCACCTCACGGTGCGCGGCAGCGTCCGGCGTCCACCGATGGAACGAACACCGGCCAGTATCGCGCTCTTCGCGAAGGCTCAGGAACTCGGTGCTGCGCTCGGTTTGACGATCCAGGAAGGCAGTACTGGTGGGGGCAGTGATGGCAATTTCACCGCTGCGCTCGGTATTCCTACTCTCGACGGTTTGGGATGCCCCGGTGCCGGAGCGCACGCTGAACACGAGCAGATCAGCCGTCAGGGTCTGATTGATCGCACGGCATTGCTCTGTGCGCTGCTTGAGACGTTGTAG
- a CDS encoding methylmalonyl-CoA mutase family protein — translation MTHDAQETTTESAVPERLFDMFTPASYAEWRAAAEKTLKGVPFEKRLVSKTFENILLQPIYNASDIADLPHLGSLPGFAPFVRDTRILGPVRERWQVAQELPYPTATEVNQAAQADLPRGLTTLNVPLDQATRQGIDPDAAAPAQVGAGGMSLATLDDARRLFDQLDLARIPLLIQTGALSLPVAGLLLAAAAERGLSSDRWQGTLAADPLGNLAAEGSLPASLERCYDLLAEWTRWAMTNAPHLRTIMVSSYVYHNSGASIGQEMGCALATGVAYLRAMQERGLDVNEVAPRMQFACSVGANFFLEVARLRAMRMLWARIVAAFDGNEQAQRIHLHVRTSAWTKTRYDVYNNMLRATGEAMAAVMGGAHSLHISHFDEAWGLPDEFSRRIARNLHIILQEECNFFRLIDPPGGSWAVEKLTDEIAAQAWAFFQEIERHGGMAAALAAGMPQEAIAATRNERFAAIAQRRDVIIGINMYPNLDEKRPEFRQIDHLQLHAARAADLRHSRDNRSDEACRTALSNLATQRSVAAVLAAVRAGATLGELSCTLTAADTPAPQVTPLPTHRAAEQFEQLRDAADAYTARTGRRPAVFLANIGPLAQHKARSDFATGFFQAGGFAVINNDGFASVEEAANAALAADADIVTICSTDDTYPAVVPALTHAIKTQRPTTTVILAGYPTDLIDTYRAAGIDEFIHLRANCYDILARLQRLKGVAA, via the coding sequence ATGACGCACGATGCGCAGGAAACGACAACGGAGTCAGCGGTACCGGAACGCTTGTTTGATATGTTCACGCCGGCGAGCTACGCTGAATGGCGTGCCGCCGCCGAAAAGACGTTGAAGGGTGTACCGTTCGAGAAACGCCTCGTTAGCAAAACCTTTGAAAACATCCTGCTCCAACCCATCTACAACGCCTCGGATATTGCCGATCTACCTCATCTCGGGTCGCTCCCCGGCTTTGCACCGTTTGTGCGCGATACCCGCATCCTGGGGCCGGTGCGCGAACGCTGGCAGGTAGCGCAAGAATTGCCCTATCCGACCGCGACCGAGGTGAATCAGGCCGCTCAGGCCGATCTGCCCCGTGGCCTGACTACACTGAATGTCCCCCTCGATCAGGCGACCCGGCAGGGCATTGATCCCGATGCCGCCGCACCCGCTCAGGTTGGTGCTGGTGGAATGTCGCTGGCAACCCTCGATGACGCTCGCCGACTGTTTGATCAGCTTGATCTTGCCCGGATACCGCTGCTGATTCAGACCGGTGCCTTGAGCCTGCCGGTGGCGGGCTTGCTGCTGGCCGCGGCTGCTGAGCGTGGATTGTCATCTGACCGGTGGCAGGGAACGCTCGCTGCTGACCCGCTGGGCAATCTGGCTGCTGAGGGATCGCTACCGGCATCGCTCGAACGGTGCTACGACCTGCTGGCCGAGTGGACGCGCTGGGCAATGACAAATGCGCCTCACCTGCGCACTATCATGGTCAGCTCTTATGTCTACCACAACAGCGGTGCCAGTATCGGGCAAGAGATGGGTTGTGCCCTGGCGACCGGGGTGGCGTATCTGCGGGCCATGCAGGAGCGCGGCCTGGATGTCAACGAGGTCGCGCCTCGCATGCAGTTCGCCTGCTCGGTTGGCGCAAACTTCTTTCTGGAAGTAGCCCGACTCCGGGCGATGCGCATGCTCTGGGCACGGATTGTCGCTGCCTTCGATGGGAATGAACAGGCCCAACGCATCCATTTGCACGTGCGCACTTCGGCGTGGACGAAGACCCGCTACGATGTCTATAACAATATGCTCCGTGCCACCGGCGAAGCGATGGCTGCCGTGATGGGTGGTGCGCACAGTTTGCATATCAGCCACTTCGATGAAGCCTGGGGTCTGCCCGATGAATTCTCGCGCCGGATTGCCCGTAACCTCCACATCATTCTGCAAGAGGAATGTAACTTCTTCCGGCTGATCGATCCGCCGGGTGGATCGTGGGCGGTCGAGAAGCTAACCGATGAGATCGCCGCTCAGGCATGGGCTTTCTTCCAGGAGATTGAACGACACGGCGGGATGGCTGCGGCCCTGGCGGCTGGTATGCCACAAGAGGCCATTGCCGCGACCCGCAATGAACGCTTCGCCGCCATTGCTCAGCGTCGCGATGTGATCATCGGGATTAACATGTACCCCAATCTCGACGAAAAACGACCGGAGTTCCGCCAGATCGATCATCTTCAGCTGCACGCCGCTCGTGCCGCCGATCTCCGCCATAGCCGGGATAACCGTTCCGACGAAGCGTGCCGCACCGCGCTCAGCAACCTGGCCACTCAACGGTCGGTGGCGGCAGTGCTGGCAGCAGTACGCGCTGGCGCAACTCTGGGAGAACTGAGCTGTACGCTCACCGCTGCTGATACCCCAGCTCCCCAGGTCACGCCACTCCCGACCCACCGGGCGGCTGAGCAATTTGAACAATTACGGGATGCGGCTGATGCCTATACGGCCCGCACCGGTCGCCGCCCAGCAGTCTTTCTTGCCAATATCGGCCCCCTTGCCCAACACAAAGCCCGCTCTGATTTCGCCACCGGTTTCTTCCAGGCAGGTGGATTTGCCGTTATCAACAACGATGGTTTCGCCAGCGTTGAGGAAGCGGCCAATGCTGCCCTCGCCGCTGATGCCGACATCGTCACAATTTGCTCTACCGATGACACCTACCCCGCAGTAGTACCGGCCCTGACCCATGCGATTAAAACCCAACGCCCGACAACCACTGTCATTCTGGCCGGCTATCCTACCGATCTGATTGACACGTACCGCGCTGCCGGGATCGATGAATTCATCCATCTACGCGCCAATTGCTACGACATCCTGGCCCGGCTGCAACGCTTGAAAGGAGTGGCCGCGTGA
- a CDS encoding class I SAM-dependent methyltransferase has product MRSFYRQTDWMFRVLGWIRGSQAMHAGLWQQVRSHRSALRSIDETLLAVAGLSPGECLLDAGCGAGASANRIAAIHQGTVIGLTIVPEQAKRARRGGKATFLCADYAVAPLRSHCCDVVWMLESICHAPDKPALLAEIVRLLRPGGRLVIADRFAARRDLSPAERNRLRAWLRPWAMPDLLTADELVELAVKSGLLLLRHDDLTLSTSPSLQFLGDFARLTLPAALLLRALRLQSAEQIAAMRGCIAQKKTLNAGLWRYHMLLFVKPGDDR; this is encoded by the coding sequence GTGCGCTCCTTCTATCGGCAGACCGACTGGATGTTCCGTGTTTTGGGCTGGATTCGCGGATCGCAGGCGATGCATGCGGGGTTGTGGCAGCAGGTACGCAGTCACCGCTCTGCGCTCCGTTCTATCGATGAGACCCTGCTGGCCGTTGCCGGTCTGTCGCCTGGTGAGTGTCTGCTCGATGCCGGTTGTGGGGCCGGTGCCAGCGCCAATCGGATCGCTGCTATTCACCAGGGAACGGTGATCGGTTTGACGATTGTGCCTGAACAGGCCAAACGGGCCAGACGAGGCGGGAAAGCTACCTTTCTCTGTGCTGATTACGCAGTAGCGCCACTCCGTAGTCACTGTTGTGATGTGGTGTGGATGCTGGAGAGCATCTGTCACGCGCCCGATAAACCGGCGTTGCTGGCCGAGATTGTTCGTCTGCTGCGTCCCGGTGGTCGGTTGGTTATTGCCGACCGGTTTGCGGCCCGGCGTGATCTGTCACCTGCTGAGCGGAATCGATTACGGGCCTGGCTGCGACCCTGGGCTATGCCTGATCTCCTCACTGCCGATGAGCTGGTGGAACTGGCAGTGAAATCAGGTTTGCTTCTTCTCCGCCACGATGATCTGACCTTGAGCACCAGTCCTTCGCTCCAGTTTCTCGGTGATTTTGCCCGCCTGACACTACCGGCAGCACTGCTTCTCCGCGCCCTTCGCTTGCAAAGTGCAGAACAAATTGCTGCGATGCGTGGTTGTATTGCCCAGAAGAAGACCCTCAATGCCGGTCTCTGGCGCTACCATATGTTACTTTTTGTGAAACCCGGTGATGATCGATAG
- a CDS encoding acyl-CoA thioesterase yields MQPSHEQPQPEQFRTLQMTVLMTPDMANFAGNVHGGHILKLLDQVAYACASRYSGRYVVTVSVDQVIFRARIHVGELVTFLASINYTGNTSMEVGIRVVAENITARTQRHVMTCYFTMVAVDENFRPCPVPPVRIETAEQRRRWMAARLRRELRREIEQRSLEIRQHPEDFLNELDSEPH; encoded by the coding sequence ATGCAGCCCTCTCATGAGCAGCCACAGCCGGAACAGTTCCGTACCCTACAGATGACGGTGTTGATGACTCCTGATATGGCTAATTTTGCCGGTAACGTGCATGGCGGCCATATTCTGAAGCTGCTCGATCAGGTAGCGTATGCCTGCGCCTCACGGTATTCTGGTCGCTACGTGGTTACGGTGTCGGTCGACCAGGTGATCTTTCGCGCCCGGATTCACGTTGGCGAGCTGGTGACGTTTCTGGCGTCGATCAACTACACCGGCAATACCTCGATGGAGGTTGGGATTCGCGTCGTCGCCGAAAATATTACCGCCCGTACTCAACGTCACGTTATGACCTGCTATTTTACGATGGTGGCGGTTGATGAGAATTTCCGCCCCTGCCCCGTCCCACCTGTGCGTATCGAAACCGCCGAGCAACGGCGGCGCTGGATGGCCGCTCGCCTGCGCAGAGAGTTGCGCCGCGAGATCGAACAGCGCAGCCTGGAGATTCGTCAACATCCAGAAGATTTTCTCAATGAGCTGGATAGTGAGCCGCATTAG
- a CDS encoding response regulator transcription factor: MTRILVIEDETEIASFLRRGLSLEGYQVDVAFDGTRGLELASTGTYDLIVLDLMLPGIDGLEVARRLRADSNVPIIMLTARDAVRDRVAGLEAGADDYLVKPFAFEELLARIRAQLRRRQSGQAQDVLRFANLTLDTRSRELRVGDRRVELTAKEYDLLELFMRHPNQVLTRDIIYDRVWNYDFGGESNILEVYVRYLRQKLEANGEPRLIHTVRSVGYILREDT, from the coding sequence ATGACACGTATCTTGGTGATTGAAGACGAAACTGAAATAGCCTCGTTTCTACGCCGTGGTCTGAGCCTGGAAGGCTATCAGGTTGATGTGGCCTTCGATGGGACACGCGGGCTTGAGCTGGCATCGACGGGCACGTATGATCTGATTGTCCTTGACCTCATGTTGCCGGGGATCGATGGTCTCGAAGTCGCTCGTCGTCTCCGTGCCGACTCGAACGTACCGATCATTATGCTCACGGCGCGTGATGCCGTGCGTGATCGGGTGGCCGGTCTGGAAGCCGGCGCCGATGATTATCTGGTGAAGCCGTTTGCCTTTGAAGAGCTGCTCGCCCGCATTCGGGCACAGTTGCGGCGTCGGCAGTCCGGGCAGGCGCAGGATGTGCTGCGTTTCGCCAATTTAACTCTCGATACGCGCTCGCGTGAGTTGCGGGTAGGAGACCGGCGTGTCGAGCTGACGGCGAAAGAGTACGATCTGCTCGAACTCTTTATGCGTCATCCCAATCAGGTGCTGACTCGCGATATTATTTACGACCGGGTCTGGAATTACGACTTCGGCGGCGAGAGTAATATTCTGGAAGTGTACGTGCGCTATTTGCGGCAGAAGCTTGAGGCGAATGGTGAGCCGCGCCTGATCCATACTGTTCGCAGTGTGGGGTACATTCTCCGCGAAGATACCTGA
- the scpA gene encoding methylmalonyl-CoA mutase, which translates to MKNPDFTTLSYRDPWPTSDLGQWQERAEQEAGQPLADLVWRTMEQIEVRPLYTAADLAGLEHLGFTAGIPPYLRGPYPTMYVTQPWTIRQYAGFSTAEASNAFYRRNLAAGQKGLSVAFDLATHRGYDSDHPRVVGDVGKAGVAIDSVLDMKILFDGIPLDQMSVSMTMNGAVIPIMAFFIVAAEEQGVRPEQLTGTIQNDILKEYMVRNTYIYPPEPSMRIIADIFAYTAQHMPKFNSISISGYHMQEAGASADLELAYTLADGLEYVRAGLKAGLAIDSFAPRLSFFWAIGMNYFMEIAKMRAARLLWAKIIKQFNPQDPRSLALRTHCQTSGWSLTEQDPFNNVARTCIEAMAAALGHTQSLHTNSLDEAIALPTDFSARIARNTQLYLQEETGICKIVDPWGGSYYLEWLTDALARRAWTHIQEVEALGGMAKAIEAGLPKLRIEEAAARRQAHIDSGRETIVGVNKYRLDYEEPIEILEVDNTAVRQKQIERLQRLRTERDEVRVQATLNELTRVAASGEGNLLAAAIEAARARATLGEISLAMEKVFGRFKAEIRSISGVYSSEYSDVEQIHHVRAMADAFAALEGRRPRILVAKIGQDGHDRGAKVVATAFADLGFDVDIGSLFQTPEEVARQAVENDVHVVGISSLAGGHKTLLPQLVEELRKLGREDIMVVIGGIIPPQDYDFLRAHGAALIFGPGTIIPVAAEKLLRELQRRLHGDSVAAPAS; encoded by the coding sequence GTGAAGAACCCCGACTTTACTACCCTATCGTACCGTGATCCATGGCCTACATCCGATCTTGGCCAGTGGCAGGAACGCGCTGAGCAGGAGGCCGGCCAACCTCTGGCCGATCTGGTCTGGCGGACGATGGAACAGATCGAGGTGAGACCGCTCTACACCGCAGCCGATCTGGCCGGCCTGGAGCACCTTGGCTTTACCGCCGGTATCCCCCCGTACCTGCGCGGGCCGTATCCTACCATGTACGTCACCCAACCCTGGACAATCCGCCAGTACGCCGGTTTCTCGACCGCCGAAGCCAGCAATGCCTTCTACCGGCGAAATCTGGCTGCCGGTCAAAAGGGCTTATCAGTCGCCTTCGACCTGGCGACCCACCGCGGCTATGACTCCGACCATCCGCGGGTGGTGGGTGACGTTGGTAAAGCGGGTGTCGCCATCGACTCCGTGCTCGACATGAAAATACTCTTCGACGGCATTCCGCTCGATCAGATGTCGGTTTCGATGACGATGAACGGTGCTGTGATCCCGATCATGGCCTTCTTCATCGTCGCCGCTGAAGAGCAAGGGGTGCGCCCGGAACAACTCACCGGCACAATCCAAAACGACATTCTGAAAGAGTACATGGTGCGCAACACCTACATCTACCCACCCGAACCGTCAATGCGCATCATTGCCGACATCTTCGCCTACACGGCGCAGCACATGCCCAAATTCAACAGCATCAGCATCTCCGGCTACCATATGCAAGAGGCTGGTGCCAGCGCCGACCTTGAACTGGCCTACACGCTGGCCGACGGGCTGGAATACGTGCGCGCCGGCCTGAAAGCCGGCCTGGCAATCGACAGCTTTGCGCCGCGCCTCTCCTTCTTCTGGGCCATCGGCATGAACTACTTCATGGAGATTGCCAAGATGCGGGCAGCACGTCTGCTGTGGGCAAAAATCATCAAACAGTTCAACCCGCAAGACCCGCGCTCGCTGGCGCTCCGCACCCATTGTCAGACCTCCGGCTGGAGCCTGACCGAGCAAGACCCCTTCAACAATGTGGCACGCACCTGCATTGAGGCGATGGCGGCGGCGCTCGGTCACACCCAATCGCTGCACACCAATTCACTCGACGAAGCGATTGCCTTGCCGACCGATTTTTCGGCCCGCATCGCCCGCAACACCCAGTTGTACCTGCAAGAGGAGACCGGCATCTGCAAGATCGTCGATCCGTGGGGCGGTTCGTACTACCTCGAATGGCTCACCGACGCATTGGCCCGCCGGGCCTGGACGCATATCCAGGAAGTCGAGGCCCTCGGTGGGATGGCCAAAGCGATAGAGGCCGGCTTGCCCAAATTACGGATCGAAGAAGCAGCGGCCCGTCGGCAAGCCCACATCGACTCTGGGCGAGAGACGATTGTCGGGGTGAACAAATATCGTCTCGATTACGAAGAACCCATCGAGATTCTGGAAGTCGATAACACCGCTGTGCGCCAGAAGCAGATCGAACGCCTGCAACGCCTGCGTACCGAACGTGACGAAGTCCGTGTTCAAGCCACGCTCAACGAATTGACCCGCGTGGCGGCCTCTGGTGAAGGCAACCTGCTCGCTGCGGCCATCGAAGCGGCCCGCGCTCGCGCCACACTTGGCGAGATTTCGCTGGCAATGGAAAAGGTGTTTGGGCGGTTCAAGGCTGAAATTCGCTCCATTTCTGGTGTCTACAGCAGCGAATACAGCGATGTAGAACAGATTCACCACGTGCGGGCAATGGCCGACGCCTTCGCCGCTCTGGAAGGGCGCCGACCGCGCATACTGGTCGCCAAAATCGGCCAGGACGGTCACGACCGGGGGGCCAAGGTGGTCGCTACCGCATTTGCCGATCTCGGCTTCGATGTGGATATTGGTTCACTCTTCCAGACACCGGAAGAAGTGGCGCGTCAGGCGGTAGAAAATGACGTACACGTGGTGGGGATCAGCTCACTGGCCGGCGGTCACAAGACTCTCTTGCCCCAACTGGTCGAGGAGTTGCGCAAACTGGGCCGCGAAGACATCATGGTCGTGATCGGTGGTATCATCCCACCACAAGACTACGACTTTCTCCGCGCCCACGGTGCAGCCCTGATCTTCGGCCCCGGAACCATCATTCCGGTCGCTGCCGAGAAGCTGTTGCGCGAGTTGCAACGGCGTCTCCACGGTGATAGCGTCGCTGCACCGGCATCGTGA
- the mobA gene encoding molybdenum cofactor guanylyltransferase yields MSRHPLSGIVIAGGRSRRFGADKRRLRLWGDHGPHLLGHAIALLQPLCVDIIVVMNDGVAWPDLPARIVADEQPGSGALGGVISGLQAMHTAAALVIAADMPLIVPELLAALADWSFTGDVLAPTAPSSPDLPQPLLAVYRQSALAPLRQVFATGERRLQVALTSLRWVDPGPELWQRYDPAARSLVNINTPDDLAQIQHWLKKS; encoded by the coding sequence GTCCAGGCATCCGTTAAGCGGTATTGTGATTGCTGGTGGACGTAGTCGGCGTTTTGGTGCCGATAAACGGCGTTTGCGGCTATGGGGCGATCACGGGCCGCATCTGTTGGGGCATGCCATCGCGTTGCTGCAACCACTGTGTGTTGATATTATCGTGGTCATGAACGATGGTGTGGCCTGGCCCGATCTGCCGGCACGCATTGTCGCCGATGAACAGCCGGGAAGCGGTGCTCTGGGTGGTGTCATCAGTGGTCTGCAAGCAATGCACACCGCTGCTGCATTGGTGATTGCGGCGGATATGCCATTGATCGTGCCTGAATTACTCGCGGCGCTGGCAGACTGGTCTTTTACCGGTGATGTGCTGGCGCCGACTGCTCCCTCTTCGCCCGATCTGCCTCAACCACTCCTCGCAGTGTATCGCCAAAGCGCATTGGCGCCACTGCGGCAGGTGTTTGCTACCGGTGAACGCCGGCTTCAGGTTGCGCTCACGTCACTGCGTTGGGTTGATCCCGGCCCTGAGCTGTGGCAACGGTATGATCCGGCAGCACGTTCGCTGGTGAATATTAATACGCCAGATGATCTCGCACAAATCCAGCACTGGTTAAAAAAATCTTAA